Proteins from one uncultured Anaeromusa sp. genomic window:
- the glgB gene encoding 1,4-alpha-glucan branching protein GlgB, translated as MTPSPLSKDNLYLFNEGTQYRAYKMLGAHCLKQDGVDGVRFALWAPHAKLVQLVGDFNAWEGQHHAMKFHPRSGVWQLFVPQARAGMAYKYVIHAANGEVLEKSDPYAVHAETPPKSASVVWELGGYEWQDEPWQKQKKQHNIYESPVLIYEVHLGSWRRAPEGRPLTYRELAEQLVPYAAEMGYTHIELLPLAEHPFDGSWGYQITGFFAVTSRYGTPQDFMYFVDCCHQQGLGVIMDWVPGHFCRDGHGLRCFDGTPLYEHPDPMQGENEGWGTCNFDYGRPEVKSFLISNALFWLDVYHIDGLRADAVANILYLDYGRKKGQWRPNRYGGNGNLEGMALLRQTNETVFREYPQTLMMAEESTSWPMVSWPTDCGGLGFNFKWNMGWMNDMLRYMELDPIHRKWYHNLLTFSLMYAFTENFVLPLSHDEVVHGKKSLLNKMPGDYWQKFANLRAFYAYWLAHPGKKLLFMGCEFGQFIEWKHDDSLDWHLLDYPQHQAVHHCVRELNRFYRQHAAFWENDDDWDGFSWLDCQDYEHSVISFLRRDRQGGTVLVVCNFTPVVHEGYRIGVPAPGEYHEVFNTDAECFGGSGQGNGVLRSEPIPWHSQECSLALRLPPLATVYLRLHTVKEEQETTEDTRGNGYV; from the coding sequence ATGACACCTTCGCCTTTATCCAAAGACAATCTCTATCTATTCAATGAAGGAACGCAGTATCGCGCCTATAAAATGTTGGGAGCGCATTGCCTCAAACAAGACGGTGTGGATGGGGTGCGCTTTGCCTTATGGGCGCCGCATGCCAAATTGGTGCAGTTGGTAGGGGATTTCAACGCCTGGGAAGGCCAGCATCATGCGATGAAGTTCCATCCTCGCTCAGGAGTATGGCAGCTTTTTGTGCCGCAAGCTCGCGCGGGCATGGCTTATAAGTATGTTATCCATGCCGCTAACGGCGAAGTGCTGGAAAAAAGCGACCCTTATGCCGTCCATGCGGAGACGCCGCCCAAGTCAGCTTCGGTGGTGTGGGAACTTGGCGGCTACGAATGGCAGGATGAACCTTGGCAAAAGCAGAAAAAACAGCACAATATTTATGAATCGCCAGTGCTCATTTATGAGGTTCACTTGGGTTCTTGGCGCCGCGCGCCGGAGGGGCGACCGCTGACGTACCGGGAACTGGCGGAGCAGCTGGTGCCGTATGCGGCGGAAATGGGCTATACTCATATCGAGCTGCTGCCGTTGGCGGAGCATCCCTTTGACGGCTCTTGGGGGTATCAGATTACCGGCTTCTTTGCGGTGACCAGCCGTTATGGAACGCCGCAGGACTTTATGTATTTTGTGGATTGCTGCCACCAGCAAGGACTTGGGGTCATCATGGACTGGGTGCCGGGGCATTTTTGCCGCGACGGCCATGGCTTACGGTGTTTTGACGGTACGCCTCTTTATGAGCACCCGGATCCGATGCAGGGTGAAAATGAAGGTTGGGGCACCTGCAATTTTGATTATGGACGACCAGAGGTCAAAAGCTTTTTGATTTCCAACGCCCTTTTTTGGCTGGATGTCTATCATATCGACGGCCTGCGAGCGGATGCGGTAGCCAATATTTTGTACCTGGATTACGGGCGCAAGAAAGGGCAATGGCGGCCGAATCGCTACGGCGGCAACGGCAATCTCGAGGGCATGGCGCTTTTGAGGCAGACCAATGAAACGGTGTTTCGGGAGTATCCGCAGACCCTGATGATGGCCGAGGAATCGACCTCTTGGCCCATGGTTTCCTGGCCTACGGATTGCGGCGGTCTGGGGTTCAACTTTAAATGGAATATGGGCTGGATGAATGACATGCTCCGTTATATGGAGCTGGATCCGATTCATCGCAAATGGTACCATAATTTACTGACGTTTTCCTTGATGTACGCTTTTACGGAGAATTTCGTACTGCCTTTGTCTCATGACGAGGTGGTGCACGGGAAAAAGTCGCTCTTAAATAAAATGCCTGGCGATTATTGGCAAAAATTCGCTAATCTTCGTGCCTTCTATGCGTATTGGCTGGCGCATCCCGGGAAGAAGCTGCTTTTTATGGGCTGCGAGTTTGGCCAGTTTATCGAGTGGAAGCATGACGACAGTCTAGACTGGCATTTGCTCGATTATCCTCAGCATCAGGCGGTGCATCACTGCGTACGGGAATTGAACCGCTTTTATCGTCAACACGCTGCTTTTTGGGAAAATGACGATGATTGGGACGGCTTTTCTTGGCTGGACTGCCAGGATTACGAACACAGCGTAATTTCGTTTTTGCGGCGGGATCGTCAAGGGGGAACGGTTCTCGTGGTTTGCAATTTTACCCCGGTGGTGCACGAAGGCTATCGCATCGGCGTTCCTGCGCCGGGAGAATACCACGAAGTATTCAATACCGATGCAGAATGTTTCGGAGGCTCCGGCCAAGGCAACGGCGTATTGCGCTCGGAACCGATACCCTGGCATAGCCAGGAGTGTTCATTGGCATTGCGCCTACCGCCTTTGGCGACAGTATATTTACGGCTCCATACAGTTAAAGAAGAGCAAGAAACGACCGAGGATACGAGGGGGAATGGCTATGTCTAG
- a CDS encoding glucose-1-phosphate adenylyltransferase, which yields MSRRECVAMLLAGGQGTRLGNLTKQIAKPAVPFGGKYRIIDFTLSNCHNSGIDTVGVLTQYKPLALNAYIGIGSDWDLDRRDGGVFVLPPYMSEEGGQWYKGTADAIYQNLNFLEQMNPEYVLILSGDHIYKMNYAKMLAFHKEEQADVTIAVIPVPWEDASRFGIMSTDENARIVEFAEKPKEPKSNLASMGIYIFSWAVLRRYLQEDAELADSCHDFGKNVIPAMLKGRKRLMAYAFEGYWKDVGTVESYWQANMDLLEEKPSLDLFDTDWRIYSVNPARPPHYLGPNAKVKRSCINESCQIFGEVEHSVVFPNVVIEKGAIVRDSILMPGVYIGAGCRVEKAVVGRQVRLGDNCRIGTPVNAKGRRDIVVIAEKLKLPAETVVDKTLSCYTELACALAGREGK from the coding sequence ATGTCTAGAAGAGAGTGTGTCGCCATGCTCCTGGCAGGGGGCCAGGGCACGCGTCTGGGAAATTTGACGAAGCAGATTGCCAAACCAGCAGTACCCTTTGGAGGGAAATATCGGATCATCGATTTCACTCTTAGTAATTGCCATAATTCCGGTATTGATACGGTGGGCGTGTTGACGCAGTACAAGCCGTTGGCGCTCAATGCTTATATCGGTATTGGCAGCGATTGGGACTTGGACCGGCGCGATGGAGGCGTCTTCGTTTTGCCGCCTTATATGAGCGAAGAAGGCGGCCAATGGTACAAAGGAACCGCAGACGCCATTTATCAGAATTTAAACTTTTTGGAGCAGATGAATCCAGAGTATGTGCTGATCCTATCGGGCGACCATATTTATAAGATGAACTATGCGAAAATGCTGGCCTTTCATAAAGAGGAGCAGGCGGATGTGACCATTGCGGTAATTCCGGTTCCTTGGGAAGATGCTAGTCGCTTTGGCATTATGTCGACCGATGAAAACGCTCGTATTGTTGAATTTGCAGAAAAGCCTAAGGAACCGAAAAGTAATTTGGCTTCCATGGGTATCTATATTTTCTCGTGGGCGGTCTTGCGGCGCTATTTGCAAGAAGATGCGGAACTGGCTGACTCGTGCCATGATTTCGGCAAAAACGTCATTCCGGCTATGCTTAAAGGACGCAAGCGCTTGATGGCGTATGCCTTTGAAGGGTATTGGAAAGACGTTGGTACAGTGGAAAGCTATTGGCAGGCGAATATGGATTTGCTGGAGGAAAAGCCATCGTTGGATTTGTTTGACACCGATTGGCGCATTTACTCGGTCAATCCGGCGCGACCGCCGCACTATCTGGGACCGAACGCCAAGGTGAAGCGTTCTTGCATTAACGAAAGCTGCCAGATTTTTGGCGAAGTGGAGCATTCGGTGGTTTTCCCCAATGTAGTAATCGAGAAAGGCGCCATAGTACGAGATTCCATTCTCATGCCTGGCGTGTATATTGGCGCTGGGTGTCGCGTGGAAAAAGCCGTAGTTGGCCGTCAGGTTCGCTTGGGGGACAATTGCCGCATTGGCACCCCTGTGAATGCGAAAGGGCGGCGGGATATCGTCGTTATTGCGGAGAAGCTCAAGTTGCCGGCGGAAACCGTAGTCGATAAGACGCTGTCTTGCTATACGGAACTGGCTTGCGCGTTGGCCGGAAGGGAGGGGAAATAA
- the glgD gene encoding glucose-1-phosphate adenylyltransferase subunit GlgD — MDLMAIINLNEMDDLVSELTHNRPLGAIPFAGRYRLIDFALSNIVNSGVGNVGVLLGHKYRSVVDHLRSGKEWDLARKREGLALLPPAYATYPRYMAYRGDVENFHANLEYLRFSRQKYVVIAGSEAVCNIDFRPVLEYHQSCHADVTVVYSKRNCKDHDCNGALMLEMDHCGRIWDMHVSGGAASEERMALGMFLLERELLIELIEATSSRGGYDFVKHCLISNLNELDMFGWMYDGYVARVNSVSTYFQHSMELLKPPIWQDLFGRCGNIYTKVKDEPPAQYTEAAQVTNSMVANGCYIDGVVENSILFRGVSVAKGAVVRNSIVMQKGVIGENSRLDYVVCDKNVNVSAGKTLKGEENHPVVIRKGRKV, encoded by the coding sequence ATGGACTTGATGGCAATCATCAATCTGAATGAGATGGATGACTTGGTCAGTGAGCTGACCCACAACCGACCGTTAGGAGCCATTCCCTTCGCCGGGCGGTATCGGTTGATTGATTTTGCTCTTTCCAATATAGTGAATTCCGGTGTCGGCAATGTAGGGGTGCTGTTGGGACATAAATACCGCTCCGTAGTGGATCATCTTCGTTCCGGCAAGGAGTGGGATTTAGCCCGTAAACGGGAGGGACTGGCTCTTTTGCCGCCAGCCTATGCTACGTATCCACGTTATATGGCGTATCGAGGGGATGTGGAAAATTTCCACGCCAACCTGGAATATTTGCGCTTTAGCCGGCAGAAATATGTAGTTATCGCCGGGTCGGAGGCGGTTTGCAATATTGATTTCCGCCCTGTATTGGAATATCACCAAAGCTGTCATGCGGATGTAACTGTGGTGTATAGTAAGCGCAACTGCAAGGATCATGATTGCAACGGGGCGCTAATGCTGGAGATGGATCATTGCGGTCGCATCTGGGACATGCATGTATCCGGCGGTGCGGCTTCGGAAGAGCGTATGGCTTTAGGCATGTTTTTGCTGGAGCGGGAGCTGTTGATCGAATTGATTGAGGCGACTTCGTCGCGAGGCGGCTATGATTTTGTTAAACACTGCCTGATCAGCAATCTCAACGAGCTGGATATGTTCGGCTGGATGTATGACGGCTATGTGGCTCGGGTCAATTCGGTTTCCACCTATTTTCAGCATTCCATGGAGCTGTTGAAGCCGCCCATTTGGCAGGATTTGTTTGGACGCTGCGGCAATATTTACACCAAGGTCAAAGACGAGCCGCCGGCTCAGTATACGGAAGCCGCCCAGGTTACCAACTCTATGGTTGCTAACGGCTGCTATATTGACGGCGTTGTGGAGAACTCCATTCTTTTCCGTGGCGTTTCCGTAGCCAAAGGCGCGGTTGTGCGCAATAGCATTGTTATGCAAAAAGGCGTAATTGGCGAGAATTCTCGTCTTGATTATGTAGTGTGTGACAAAAATGTAAATGTTTCTGCAGGGAAAACGCTCAAGGGAGAAGAAAATCATCCTGTTGTCATTCGCAAGGGAAGGAAGGTGTAA
- the glgA gene encoding glycogen synthase GlgA, with product MMKVLCVASEAVPFIKTGGLADVIGSLPQELHKHKVDVRVVLPLYEDIPQEFVSQMELVAELSVPVSWRQQYCGVKKLVYQGVTFYFLDNEYYFKRPGLYGYFDDAERFAWFARAVLEMLPVLDFQPDVLHCHDWHAALAVVYLRSLYRDEAFYQGMKTLFTIHNLRYQGVFGREILGDILGLGEDVYDEALEFNQAVNLMKGALVYADRISTVSCSYAEEIQQAYYGEGLDGLLRQRQENLEGIVNGIDYASYDPQKDAHVFVNYDADHLLARRENKARLQDRLGLPVRRDVPLVAIVSRLVAPKGLDLIGHILGELVAGEDLQVVVLGTGDAQYEKMFQQMAWDHPNKVSVNIFFDETLARQIYAAADLFLMPSQFEPCGIGQMIALRYGAIPIARETGGLKDTVFSFNKYTGRGNGFTFANYNAHDMLYTIKRALNYFYDKPVWEKIVRNAMNCDYSWGASAKKYVEVYRNLLR from the coding sequence ATGATGAAAGTGCTTTGCGTTGCCTCTGAGGCGGTTCCGTTTATCAAAACAGGGGGCTTGGCGGATGTTATTGGTTCGCTGCCCCAGGAACTGCACAAACATAAGGTGGATGTGCGGGTGGTGCTGCCTTTATATGAGGATATTCCGCAAGAGTTTGTTTCGCAGATGGAATTGGTGGCGGAGCTGAGCGTGCCGGTGTCCTGGCGACAGCAGTATTGCGGCGTGAAGAAACTAGTATATCAAGGCGTTACCTTCTATTTTTTAGATAATGAGTATTATTTCAAACGCCCGGGGCTTTATGGGTATTTTGACGATGCAGAGCGCTTTGCTTGGTTTGCGCGGGCGGTGCTGGAAATGCTGCCTGTTTTAGATTTTCAGCCGGATGTGCTGCATTGTCACGACTGGCATGCAGCACTGGCGGTGGTGTACCTGCGCAGTCTGTATCGGGATGAGGCTTTTTATCAAGGCATGAAGACGCTCTTCACCATTCATAACCTGCGTTATCAAGGCGTTTTCGGTCGCGAAATTCTTGGCGATATCTTGGGCTTGGGCGAGGATGTCTATGACGAAGCTTTGGAATTCAATCAAGCCGTCAATTTGATGAAAGGCGCTCTTGTTTATGCGGACCGCATTTCCACGGTCAGCTGCAGCTATGCCGAGGAAATTCAGCAGGCTTATTACGGCGAAGGGCTGGACGGATTGCTGCGGCAACGCCAGGAGAATTTGGAAGGGATTGTGAATGGGATTGACTATGCCAGCTACGATCCGCAGAAAGACGCCCATGTGTTTGTAAATTACGATGCAGACCATCTGCTGGCAAGACGCGAAAACAAAGCACGTTTGCAGGATCGGCTGGGTCTGCCTGTACGGCGGGATGTGCCTCTTGTCGCGATTGTATCTCGGCTGGTAGCTCCTAAAGGCTTGGATCTAATTGGACATATTCTAGGAGAATTGGTTGCTGGCGAAGACTTGCAAGTAGTGGTGTTGGGAACCGGCGATGCGCAGTACGAAAAAATGTTCCAGCAAATGGCCTGGGATCATCCGAATAAAGTGTCTGTGAACATTTTCTTTGACGAGACCTTGGCTAGGCAGATTTATGCTGCGGCGGACCTGTTTTTGATGCCGTCTCAGTTTGAGCCTTGCGGCATTGGGCAGATGATCGCCTTGCGCTACGGCGCCATTCCGATCGCCCGCGAAACAGGGGGACTGAAGGATACCGTGTTTTCCTTTAATAAATACACCGGGAGAGGGAATGGCTTTACCTTTGCCAATTACAACGCTCATGACATGCTGTATACGATCAAGCGGGCGTTGAACTATTTTTACGACAAGCCTGTTTGGGAAAAAATTGTGCGTAATGCTATGAACTGCGATTATAGCTGGGGCGCATCGGCTAAAAAATACGTGGAAGTGTATCGCAACTTGCTGCGGTAG
- the malQ gene encoding 4-alpha-glucanotransferase — translation MAGNEQTAAAWMYHHSWRSEFRQPFGAVCCGAKVRLAFQTPPAETLRKVTLRLWLQGQGERLVPLEDVGAGCWQVEYETPAEPGWLWYHFIAEEMNGTVWYYGASEDGLGGLGYRRSQAGPRSWQITVHQQQVAPSWLTDGVIYQIFPDRFCNGHEQGEIRGAQPGSLLHAHWEDVPFYVRDVDTGHMVAYDFFGGNLEGICSKLSYLADLGVTILYLNPVFLSASNHRYDVADYHQIDPMLGETKDLVRLCKQAKALGMHVILDGVFSHTGSDSVYFNKEGRFPGVGAYQSKESPYYPWYRFKDYPEEYEAWWGIGTMPNVDEVNESYLDFIIRGDDSVLRHWLRCGVKGWRLDVVDELPDAFLEEFYRVLKEEDPEAVLIGEVWEDASRKESYGQMRRYLLGDELDSTMNYPFRKVLLEFFLGRATADRTLNVLRSLQENYPTPHFYGAMNLVGSHDVPRILTELGEAPPGESLSEKERAFYRLPEEQRLLALQRYRILVLWQMTFPGVPSVYYGDEAGVEGYRDPFNRGTFPWGREDEELLAWHRALIHLRQSHAALRRGFWLPLECGQEDVLAFLRTIENGQDALGGQGEEEVLLVAVNRHETEERWLTVTDEVRFKGRFVSLVDETQQPVAARDGVVILRLPPLSGVVLQREEASVLPRSAGLLLHPTSLPGPYGGGDLGAEARKFVDFLARAGQSWWQLLPLNQPGPASCGSPYQALSAFAGNVALLSPDDLVADGWLISADLEPLPKGNVGVYDWEAVTAYKEQLVRRAFERLQPEWAAAPDYETFCQCQGDWLKDYALFRAAKNRYKGLPWTQWPQGLRERRPVALDELRRQEGAAIDLYQFEQYLFFKQARRLREYANKQGVKLLGDLPLYVAHDSSDVWSRQQYFLLDGEGEPVGVAGVPPDYFSKDGQLWGNPLYDWKAMEQQNYRWWRRRLEVVLELTDWVRLDHFRGIEAYWDVPATAETAVSGRWQPGPGASLLAALRQEEGVLPLVAEDLGIITPEVDALKEAFSLPGMAVLQFAFRQTEEGVKNPLVSRNTIVYTGTHDNDTSRSWFETLARQDPGLASDIARLLQVRGGGVEAVVRALVRYAYACDGDVTILPVQDVLGLGREGRMNVPGVAKGNWSWRLSPGALGERQAVWLAELCEQYGRTER, via the coding sequence ATGGCTGGTAATGAACAAACTGCAGCCGCTTGGATGTATCATCATAGCTGGCGAAGCGAATTTCGCCAGCCTTTTGGCGCTGTTTGCTGCGGCGCCAAAGTACGTCTGGCTTTTCAGACGCCGCCGGCGGAAACGCTGCGCAAAGTCACCCTGCGGTTGTGGCTGCAAGGGCAGGGGGAACGGTTGGTACCGCTGGAGGATGTCGGCGCAGGCTGCTGGCAGGTGGAATACGAAACGCCGGCGGAACCGGGCTGGCTTTGGTATCATTTTATTGCCGAGGAAATGAATGGAACAGTTTGGTATTATGGCGCCAGTGAAGACGGTCTGGGCGGGCTTGGTTATCGTCGTTCGCAGGCAGGGCCTCGTTCTTGGCAGATTACGGTGCATCAGCAGCAAGTGGCCCCGTCTTGGTTGACTGACGGCGTCATCTATCAAATTTTCCCGGATCGTTTCTGCAACGGCCATGAACAAGGCGAGATCCGCGGCGCGCAGCCGGGAAGCCTTTTGCACGCTCATTGGGAGGATGTGCCGTTTTATGTGCGGGATGTGGATACAGGCCATATGGTAGCGTATGATTTCTTTGGGGGCAATTTGGAAGGTATTTGCAGCAAATTGTCCTATTTGGCGGATTTGGGAGTGACCATTCTCTACCTGAATCCGGTCTTTTTATCGGCAAGCAATCACCGTTATGACGTGGCGGACTATCATCAAATTGATCCGATGTTAGGAGAAACGAAGGATTTGGTACGGCTCTGCAAGCAGGCGAAAGCCTTAGGCATGCACGTGATTCTGGACGGCGTATTTAGCCACACCGGCAGTGATAGCGTATATTTTAACAAGGAAGGGCGTTTTCCCGGCGTCGGCGCTTATCAGTCCAAGGAATCTCCGTACTATCCCTGGTATCGCTTCAAAGACTATCCGGAAGAGTATGAAGCTTGGTGGGGCATCGGTACAATGCCTAATGTGGACGAGGTTAACGAAAGCTATCTGGATTTTATTATCCGCGGTGACGACAGCGTTTTGCGGCATTGGCTGCGCTGCGGCGTCAAAGGCTGGCGGCTGGATGTGGTGGATGAATTGCCAGACGCTTTTTTGGAAGAGTTTTATCGGGTGCTAAAGGAAGAAGACCCGGAGGCGGTTCTGATCGGCGAAGTGTGGGAGGATGCCTCGCGCAAGGAGAGCTATGGGCAAATGCGCCGATATTTGCTGGGGGACGAACTGGATTCCACCATGAACTATCCTTTTCGCAAAGTCTTGCTGGAGTTCTTCTTGGGGCGGGCGACGGCAGATCGCACGTTGAATGTGTTGCGTTCCTTGCAGGAAAACTATCCGACGCCCCATTTTTATGGCGCTATGAACTTAGTCGGCAGTCACGATGTGCCGCGTATTTTGACGGAATTGGGCGAAGCCCCGCCTGGAGAGTCGCTGAGTGAAAAAGAGCGAGCTTTTTATCGCTTGCCTGAAGAACAGCGCCTTTTGGCATTGCAGCGCTATCGCATTTTAGTCTTGTGGCAGATGACTTTTCCGGGCGTGCCCAGCGTCTATTACGGCGATGAGGCGGGCGTGGAAGGGTATCGCGATCCTTTCAACCGGGGGACTTTTCCCTGGGGTCGTGAGGATGAGGAATTACTGGCTTGGCATCGCGCCTTGATTCATCTGCGTCAGAGCCATGCTGCGCTGCGTCGCGGTTTTTGGCTGCCTTTAGAATGCGGCCAAGAGGATGTACTGGCCTTTTTGCGCACGATCGAGAACGGACAAGATGCCTTAGGCGGCCAAGGGGAAGAGGAAGTGCTGCTGGTAGCTGTCAACCGCCACGAGACGGAGGAACGCTGGCTGACGGTGACCGATGAAGTTCGCTTCAAGGGGCGCTTTGTGTCGTTAGTGGATGAAACACAGCAGCCGGTAGCTGCCCGGGACGGCGTGGTGATCTTGCGTCTGCCACCTTTGTCCGGTGTGGTGTTGCAACGCGAAGAGGCTTCGGTGCTGCCGCGCAGCGCGGGACTGCTGCTGCATCCTACCTCCTTGCCTGGGCCGTACGGCGGCGGTGATTTGGGAGCGGAAGCGAGAAAGTTTGTTGACTTTTTGGCGCGCGCCGGCCAGTCTTGGTGGCAGCTGCTGCCCCTCAATCAGCCGGGACCGGCCAGCTGCGGTTCGCCCTATCAAGCGTTGTCCGCTTTTGCAGGCAACGTGGCGTTGCTATCGCCAGATGATTTAGTGGCTGATGGCTGGCTGATATCGGCAGATTTGGAGCCGCTTCCTAAAGGGAATGTCGGCGTTTATGATTGGGAAGCTGTTACGGCTTATAAAGAACAGTTGGTGCGGCGGGCTTTTGAACGGTTGCAGCCGGAATGGGCGGCTGCACCGGACTATGAGACGTTTTGCCAGTGTCAGGGAGACTGGCTGAAGGATTACGCTTTATTTCGGGCGGCTAAGAATCGCTACAAGGGACTTCCTTGGACGCAATGGCCGCAAGGGCTGCGCGAGAGACGGCCGGTAGCCCTGGATGAATTGCGGCGCCAAGAAGGGGCGGCCATTGACCTGTATCAGTTCGAACAGTATCTCTTTTTTAAGCAGGCCCGACGCTTGCGGGAATACGCTAACAAACAAGGCGTAAAGCTTTTGGGCGACTTGCCGTTGTATGTAGCTCATGACAGCAGCGATGTGTGGAGTCGGCAGCAATATTTTCTGCTGGATGGAGAGGGGGAGCCTGTCGGCGTAGCCGGTGTACCGCCGGATTATTTCAGCAAGGACGGGCAGCTTTGGGGAAACCCTCTTTATGATTGGAAGGCCATGGAACAGCAAAACTATCGCTGGTGGCGCCGGCGCTTGGAAGTGGTGCTGGAATTGACAGACTGGGTTCGACTGGATCATTTTCGGGGAATCGAAGCCTACTGGGATGTACCGGCGACAGCTGAAACGGCGGTGTCCGGGCGTTGGCAGCCGGGACCGGGCGCCTCCTTGCTGGCGGCATTGCGTCAAGAAGAAGGCGTACTGCCTCTTGTTGCGGAAGACTTGGGAATTATTACGCCGGAAGTGGATGCTTTAAAAGAAGCGTTTTCGCTGCCTGGCATGGCGGTGCTGCAGTTTGCCTTTCGCCAGACGGAAGAAGGAGTCAAAAACCCGTTGGTGTCGCGCAATACAATTGTTTACACAGGCACCCATGATAATGATACAAGTCGTTCCTGGTTTGAAACGCTGGCCCGCCAAGACCCGGGGCTGGCTTCGGACATTGCTCGCTTGCTGCAGGTTCGGGGCGGAGGCGTAGAAGCGGTTGTGCGGGCATTAGTTCGTTATGCCTATGCTTGTGACGGGGATGTAACTATTTTGCCGGTACAGGACGTGCTAGGCTTGGGGCGTGAGGGACGCATGAATGTGCCCGGCGTGGCGAAAGGCAACTGGAGCTGGCGTTTGTCGCCGGGAGCGCTTGGCGAACGCCAGGCGGTCTGGTTGGCGGAATTGTGCGAGCAATATGGTCGGACTGAACGTTAA
- a CDS encoding biotin transporter BioY codes for MKLALREQILIALFAALTAIGAFIQIPTPLVPFTLQYLFCAYSGVMLGSKKGLYAQLLYVGIGLIGIPIFTKGGGPSYVLQPTFGYLLGFIACAYVVGLLTERQEKLRLVPTMLALLAGLTVLYAAGVLYLYGIVNFYLGKSMSMQGALAAGFLPYITADFILSVLIAVTSIKVMPVLRRAGLVPSTLSKSA; via the coding sequence ATGAAATTAGCTTTGCGGGAACAAATCTTGATTGCCTTGTTTGCGGCATTGACGGCTATTGGCGCGTTTATCCAAATTCCTACGCCGCTGGTTCCTTTTACGCTGCAATATCTGTTTTGCGCGTATTCCGGCGTGATGCTGGGTTCAAAAAAAGGTTTGTATGCGCAGCTTTTATATGTAGGGATTGGCTTGATCGGTATTCCTATTTTCACTAAAGGCGGCGGACCTTCGTATGTATTGCAGCCGACCTTTGGCTATCTTCTTGGTTTTATCGCTTGCGCGTATGTGGTGGGGCTGTTGACGGAGCGCCAGGAAAAGCTGCGCTTAGTTCCCACCATGCTGGCTCTTTTGGCTGGACTGACTGTGTTGTATGCAGCTGGCGTGCTCTATCTCTATGGAATCGTTAATTTTTATCTGGGTAAATCCATGTCCATGCAGGGCGCTTTGGCGGCCGGATTCCTGCCGTACATCACGGCTGACTTCATTTTAAGCGTTCTGATCGCGGTGACTTCCATCAAAGTGATGCCTGTGTTGCGGCGTGCCGGTCTTGTACCGTCGACGCTCAGTAAGTCGGCTTGA